A genome region from Lucilia cuprina isolate Lc7/37 chromosome 3, ASM2204524v1, whole genome shotgun sequence includes the following:
- the LOC111686458 gene encoding uncharacterized protein LOC111686458 isoform X1 yields MASFTLARVCRTCLKHPRNMQKLSNLLENGIKIEDILQQTIPNFELKLQGMQLPEEICKTCLNKLKKAYDFVQICERSNKELQNIWKQREQDTLTENNTKDNVKQELTVTPIEDSPQDMGKIEKANESDAEDNSSSEYSWPILEEYNGGSYFDISSTQTSEELELEIEKSNKNKTKYTSDSEDSWDKNNSESSSSENDTTASPPTKKTLLTGHLAKEFACHMCSYRYSTERKLINHLVWIHKFKASNLHKGHYDCEYCPFTFYEKMEWANHDCMKIKGNRKLCSFYFDAWPRKNQFNEGPFICRYCSLKFYEKSDLYDHGCNMKAKKQKLKRRH; encoded by the exons ATGGCGTCGTTTACGTTGGCTCGTGTTTGTCGCACTTGTTTAAAACATCCcagaaatatgcaaaaattaagcaatttattagaaaatggcATCAAAATCGAAGATATCCTTCAACAAACTATACCAAATTTTGAGCTTAAATTGCAGGGCATGCAGCTGCCTgaagaaatttgtaaaacttgtcttaataaattgaaaaaagcctACGATTTTGTGCAAATATGTGAAAGGAGCAACAAggaattgcaaaatatttggAAGCAACGGGAGCAGGACACGTTAACTGAAAACAATACAAAGGACAATGTAAAGCAAGAGTTGACAGTTACTCCTATTGAAGATTCCCCACAAGACAtgggaaaaattgaaaaagcaaaTGAAAGTGATGCGGAAGACAATAGCAGCTCAGAGTATTCTTGGCCTATTCTAGAAGAATATAATGGAGGAAG TTACTTTGATATAAGTTCCACACAAACTTCTGAAGAGTTAGAATTGGAAATTGAAAAATcaaataagaataaaacaaaatacactagCGACTCTGAGGATTCTTGGGATAAAAATAATAGTGAAAG caGTAGCAGTGAAAATGATACAACAGCTTCACCaccaactaaaaaaacattattaactgGACACTTAGCAAAGGAATTTGCTTGTCACATGTGTAGCTATCGTTATTCAACCGAAAGAAAACTTATAAATCACTTAGTTTGGATACACAAATTTAAAGCCAGTAATTTACATAAGGGACACTATGACTGTGAGTACTGTCCGtttacattttatgaaaaaatggaATGGGCCAATCATGattgtatgaaaataaaaggaaatcgAAAATTGTGTAGCTTTTATTTTGATGCTTGGCCACGAAAAAATCAATTCAATGAAGGACCCTTTATTTGCAGATATTGTTcgctaaaattttatgaaaaatcggaTTTGTATGATCATGGTTGTAATatgaaagcaaaaaaacaaaagctaaaGCGTCGACATTAA
- the LOC111686458 gene encoding uncharacterized protein LOC111686458 isoform X3, whose product MASFTLARVCRTCLKHPRNMQKLSNLLENGIKIEDILQQTIPNFELKLQGMQLPEEICKTCLNKLKKAYDFVQICERSNKELQNIWKQREQDTLTENNTKDNVKQELTVTPIEDSPQDMGKIEKANESDAEDNSSSEYSWPILEEYNGGSSTQTSEELELEIEKSNKNKTKYTSDSEDSWDKNNSESSSSENDTTASPPTKKTLLTGHLAKEFACHMCSYRYSTERKLINHLVWIHKFKASNLHKGHYDCEYCPFTFYEKMEWANHDCMKIKGNRKLCSFYFDAWPRKNQFNEGPFICRYCSLKFYEKSDLYDHGCNMKAKKQKLKRRH is encoded by the exons ATGGCGTCGTTTACGTTGGCTCGTGTTTGTCGCACTTGTTTAAAACATCCcagaaatatgcaaaaattaagcaatttattagaaaatggcATCAAAATCGAAGATATCCTTCAACAAACTATACCAAATTTTGAGCTTAAATTGCAGGGCATGCAGCTGCCTgaagaaatttgtaaaacttgtcttaataaattgaaaaaagcctACGATTTTGTGCAAATATGTGAAAGGAGCAACAAggaattgcaaaatatttggAAGCAACGGGAGCAGGACACGTTAACTGAAAACAATACAAAGGACAATGTAAAGCAAGAGTTGACAGTTACTCCTATTGAAGATTCCCCACAAGACAtgggaaaaattgaaaaagcaaaTGAAAGTGATGCGGAAGACAATAGCAGCTCAGAGTATTCTTGGCCTATTCTAGAAGAATATAATGGAGGAAG TTCCACACAAACTTCTGAAGAGTTAGAATTGGAAATTGAAAAATcaaataagaataaaacaaaatacactagCGACTCTGAGGATTCTTGGGATAAAAATAATAGTGAAAG caGTAGCAGTGAAAATGATACAACAGCTTCACCaccaactaaaaaaacattattaactgGACACTTAGCAAAGGAATTTGCTTGTCACATGTGTAGCTATCGTTATTCAACCGAAAGAAAACTTATAAATCACTTAGTTTGGATACACAAATTTAAAGCCAGTAATTTACATAAGGGACACTATGACTGTGAGTACTGTCCGtttacattttatgaaaaaatggaATGGGCCAATCATGattgtatgaaaataaaaggaaatcgAAAATTGTGTAGCTTTTATTTTGATGCTTGGCCACGAAAAAATCAATTCAATGAAGGACCCTTTATTTGCAGATATTGTTcgctaaaattttatgaaaaatcggaTTTGTATGATCATGGTTGTAATatgaaagcaaaaaaacaaaagctaaaGCGTCGACATTAA
- the LOC111686458 gene encoding uncharacterized protein LOC111686458 isoform X5, translating to MASFTLARVCRTCLKHPRNMQKLSNLLENGIKIEDILQQTIPNFELKLQGMQLPEEICKTCLNKLKKAYDFVQICERSNKELQNIWKQREQDTLTENNTKDNVKQELTVTPIEDSPQDMGKIEKANESDAEDNSSSEYSWPILEEYNGGSYFDISSTQTSEELELEIEKSNKNKTKYTSDSEDSWDKNNSESSSSENDTTASPPTKKTLLTGHLAKEFACHMCSYRYSTERKLINHLVWIHKFKASNLHKGHYDYIVR from the exons ATGGCGTCGTTTACGTTGGCTCGTGTTTGTCGCACTTGTTTAAAACATCCcagaaatatgcaaaaattaagcaatttattagaaaatggcATCAAAATCGAAGATATCCTTCAACAAACTATACCAAATTTTGAGCTTAAATTGCAGGGCATGCAGCTGCCTgaagaaatttgtaaaacttgtcttaataaattgaaaaaagcctACGATTTTGTGCAAATATGTGAAAGGAGCAACAAggaattgcaaaatatttggAAGCAACGGGAGCAGGACACGTTAACTGAAAACAATACAAAGGACAATGTAAAGCAAGAGTTGACAGTTACTCCTATTGAAGATTCCCCACAAGACAtgggaaaaattgaaaaagcaaaTGAAAGTGATGCGGAAGACAATAGCAGCTCAGAGTATTCTTGGCCTATTCTAGAAGAATATAATGGAGGAAG TTACTTTGATATAAGTTCCACACAAACTTCTGAAGAGTTAGAATTGGAAATTGAAAAATcaaataagaataaaacaaaatacactagCGACTCTGAGGATTCTTGGGATAAAAATAATAGTGAAAG caGTAGCAGTGAAAATGATACAACAGCTTCACCaccaactaaaaaaacattattaactgGACACTTAGCAAAGGAATTTGCTTGTCACATGTGTAGCTATCGTTATTCAACCGAAAGAAAACTTATAAATCACTTAGTTTGGATACACAAATTTAAAGCCAGTAATTTACATAAGGGACACTATGACT ATATTGTTcgctaa
- the LOC111686461 gene encoding zinc finger protein 239-like, with product FFFRIEENLLIELKTPEIKNQCKICKHVFRTSQGLASHRTKAHIKIYQYNCDKCYKGFDSQENYKKHLDRHLGVKAFKCPQCDKAFDSTGTLNQHLICHSNETPHLCTICGKSFNRAGSLKQHILRHGTEKTFKCSLCPKSFKCLPDQISHMYKHNGRRYVCNICGASLSTSSSLASHKLIHTGERPYKCDQCDKSFNISSNLHVHKRIHTGEKPYSCPYCEKTFRQSNDRNKHATRVHRKEIAEAKAASKVNDNLEQNVTS from the exons ttttttttcagaattgaAGAAAATCTCCTAATAGAACTAAAAACTCcggaaattaaaaatcaatgtaaaatttgtaaacatGTATTTAGAACCTCACAAGGTCTAGCATCACACAGAACTAAagcacatataaaaatatatcagtACAATTGTGATAAATGCTATAAAGGTTTTGATTCGCAGGAAAACTACAAAAAGCATCTGGATCGTCATTTAGGTGTAAAAGCATTTAAATGTCCTCAATGCGATAAAG CTTTTGATTCGACCGGTACTTTAAATCAACATTTAATTTGTCATTCGAATGAGACACCTCATTTGTGTACGATATGTGGTAAAAGTTTTAATCGTGCTGGCAGTTTAAAACAACATATACTAAGACATGGCACTGAAAAAACCTTTAAATGTTCATTATGTcctaaaagttttaaatgtctACCCGATCAGATTTCccatatgtataaacataatGGTCGACGTTATGTGTGTAATATTTGCGGTGCTAGCTTATCCACCTCTTCATCGTTGGCAAGTCATAAACTAATACATACCGGTGAAAGACCCTATAAATGTGATCAATGTGATAAAAG CTTTAATATTTCATCTAATCTGCATGTTCATAAAAGAATACATACTGGTGAAAAGCCTTATAGCTGTCCATATTGTGAGAAAACTTTTCGCCAAAGTAATGATCGTAATAAACATGCCACTCGTGTGCATAGAAAAGAAATAGCTGAAGCGAAAGCTGCATCAAAAGTAAATGATAATTTAGAGCAGAATGTTACGAGTTAG
- the LOC111686465 gene encoding uncharacterized protein LOC111686465 has product MKLFVILILALAAQGYANYLDSSEESTSHHRHYQWQSSVASLPGASSFKTKVTHRIKNSDVLSDMADLKTKLFKLAEEKLEKCVKPNGRELDRHCVGRTTGLVMQLIASAENSERHTANSSHRRHSSKDY; this is encoded by the exons atgaaattattcgttattttaattttggctCTTGCGGCTCAG ggCTATGCCAACTATTTGGATTCGTCGGAAGAATCTACTTCTCATCATCGTCATTATCAATGGCAATCTTCAGTGGCCTCTTTGCCCGGTGCCAGTTCGTTTAAAACTAAAGTTACACATCGTATAAAGAATTCTGATGTTTTGTCGGATATGGCTGACTTGAAAACGAAACTTTTCAAATTAGCCGaagaaaaattggaaaaatgcGTAAAACCAAATGGTCGTGAACTAGATAGACATTGTGTGGGTCGTACCACTGGTCTAGTTATGCAATTGATTGCTTCTGCTGAAAATTCCGAACGTCATACAGCAAATAGTTCTCATAGAAGACATTCTAGCAAGGACTATTAA
- the LOC111686458 gene encoding uncharacterized protein LOC111686458 isoform X4 yields MASFTLARVCRTCLKHPRNMQKLSNLLENGIKIEDILQQTIPNFELKLQGMQLPEEICKTCLNKLKKAYDFVQICERSNKELQNIWKQREQDTLTENNTKDNVKQELTVTPIEDSPQDMGKIEKANESDAEDNSSSEYSWPILEEYNGGSSTQTSEELELEIEKSNKNKTKYTSDSEDSWDKNNSESSSENDTTASPPTKKTLLTGHLAKEFACHMCSYRYSTERKLINHLVWIHKFKASNLHKGHYDCEYCPFTFYEKMEWANHDCMKIKGNRKLCSFYFDAWPRKNQFNEGPFICRYCSLKFYEKSDLYDHGCNMKAKKQKLKRRH; encoded by the exons ATGGCGTCGTTTACGTTGGCTCGTGTTTGTCGCACTTGTTTAAAACATCCcagaaatatgcaaaaattaagcaatttattagaaaatggcATCAAAATCGAAGATATCCTTCAACAAACTATACCAAATTTTGAGCTTAAATTGCAGGGCATGCAGCTGCCTgaagaaatttgtaaaacttgtcttaataaattgaaaaaagcctACGATTTTGTGCAAATATGTGAAAGGAGCAACAAggaattgcaaaatatttggAAGCAACGGGAGCAGGACACGTTAACTGAAAACAATACAAAGGACAATGTAAAGCAAGAGTTGACAGTTACTCCTATTGAAGATTCCCCACAAGACAtgggaaaaattgaaaaagcaaaTGAAAGTGATGCGGAAGACAATAGCAGCTCAGAGTATTCTTGGCCTATTCTAGAAGAATATAATGGAGGAAG TTCCACACAAACTTCTGAAGAGTTAGAATTGGAAATTGAAAAATcaaataagaataaaacaaaatacactagCGACTCTGAGGATTCTTGGGATAAAAATAATAGTGAAAG TAGCAGTGAAAATGATACAACAGCTTCACCaccaactaaaaaaacattattaactgGACACTTAGCAAAGGAATTTGCTTGTCACATGTGTAGCTATCGTTATTCAACCGAAAGAAAACTTATAAATCACTTAGTTTGGATACACAAATTTAAAGCCAGTAATTTACATAAGGGACACTATGACTGTGAGTACTGTCCGtttacattttatgaaaaaatggaATGGGCCAATCATGattgtatgaaaataaaaggaaatcgAAAATTGTGTAGCTTTTATTTTGATGCTTGGCCACGAAAAAATCAATTCAATGAAGGACCCTTTATTTGCAGATATTGTTcgctaaaattttatgaaaaatcggaTTTGTATGATCATGGTTGTAATatgaaagcaaaaaaacaaaagctaaaGCGTCGACATTAA
- the LOC111686458 gene encoding uncharacterized protein LOC111686458 isoform X2 codes for MASFTLARVCRTCLKHPRNMQKLSNLLENGIKIEDILQQTIPNFELKLQGMQLPEEICKTCLNKLKKAYDFVQICERSNKELQNIWKQREQDTLTENNTKDNVKQELTVTPIEDSPQDMGKIEKANESDAEDNSSSEYSWPILEEYNGGSYFDISSTQTSEELELEIEKSNKNKTKYTSDSEDSWDKNNSESSSENDTTASPPTKKTLLTGHLAKEFACHMCSYRYSTERKLINHLVWIHKFKASNLHKGHYDCEYCPFTFYEKMEWANHDCMKIKGNRKLCSFYFDAWPRKNQFNEGPFICRYCSLKFYEKSDLYDHGCNMKAKKQKLKRRH; via the exons ATGGCGTCGTTTACGTTGGCTCGTGTTTGTCGCACTTGTTTAAAACATCCcagaaatatgcaaaaattaagcaatttattagaaaatggcATCAAAATCGAAGATATCCTTCAACAAACTATACCAAATTTTGAGCTTAAATTGCAGGGCATGCAGCTGCCTgaagaaatttgtaaaacttgtcttaataaattgaaaaaagcctACGATTTTGTGCAAATATGTGAAAGGAGCAACAAggaattgcaaaatatttggAAGCAACGGGAGCAGGACACGTTAACTGAAAACAATACAAAGGACAATGTAAAGCAAGAGTTGACAGTTACTCCTATTGAAGATTCCCCACAAGACAtgggaaaaattgaaaaagcaaaTGAAAGTGATGCGGAAGACAATAGCAGCTCAGAGTATTCTTGGCCTATTCTAGAAGAATATAATGGAGGAAG TTACTTTGATATAAGTTCCACACAAACTTCTGAAGAGTTAGAATTGGAAATTGAAAAATcaaataagaataaaacaaaatacactagCGACTCTGAGGATTCTTGGGATAAAAATAATAGTGAAAG TAGCAGTGAAAATGATACAACAGCTTCACCaccaactaaaaaaacattattaactgGACACTTAGCAAAGGAATTTGCTTGTCACATGTGTAGCTATCGTTATTCAACCGAAAGAAAACTTATAAATCACTTAGTTTGGATACACAAATTTAAAGCCAGTAATTTACATAAGGGACACTATGACTGTGAGTACTGTCCGtttacattttatgaaaaaatggaATGGGCCAATCATGattgtatgaaaataaaaggaaatcgAAAATTGTGTAGCTTTTATTTTGATGCTTGGCCACGAAAAAATCAATTCAATGAAGGACCCTTTATTTGCAGATATTGTTcgctaaaattttatgaaaaatcggaTTTGTATGATCATGGTTGTAATatgaaagcaaaaaaacaaaagctaaaGCGTCGACATTAA